One stretch of Gouania willdenowi chromosome 16, fGouWil2.1, whole genome shotgun sequence DNA includes these proteins:
- the mag gene encoding myelin-associated glycoprotein isoform X4: MWCLELLLPLLLIIHDARCQWNVWVPRDISGMTNSCVVIPCTFMYPSAVKPYRGIHGIWYYGQPYPQLFPPVVFKSRTDVVHESYKGRTKLLGDLYQRNCTLQISNVGAEHSGRYYFRADLGGANMYTFPDFAELKVLDQPNIDVPEEIVSDESLELTCYAPDNCPDMTPEIQWMYTDYLPDPEFSTDYLEESNTAVLSNTLTFTPRPMHNGQLLGCRVYYPNTTLVYERLISLDIKYAPRSVWVNVSSEVMEGSSVTLHCEVDSNPPSRISWMFGDEELLWETAANVTLSLEDVTPANEGVYTCVGDNGYGIMNTSLYLAVKYPPREPLVNDSMTVLEGTSLALHCITQASPAATLTWLKDGELVGTITADELSVLEIMEITPQGDGLYRCLAENEHGRASSSLNITVEYAPVLLEESKCTVVREGVQCVCIATGNPEPTIEFFLPALNITINETDGRYNFYTHTDGHTSTGMIKLRPKGDRLDNGGPAVNVHCSISNMYGRESILLELQQEKKYLMAVIVGTIGGVAVIAFIIAAVRYVGQNNKKEKKGITNLWSLWQDWRGAS; the protein is encoded by the exons ATGTGGTGTTTGGAGCTGCTTTTACCTCTGCTGTTAATCATCCACG ATGCCCGATGTCAATGGAATGTTTGGGTACCTCGGGATATCTCAGGCATGACTAACTCCTGTGTGGTTATCCCATGCACGTTCATGTATCCGTCTGCCGTCAAGCCATACCGTGGGATTCATGGTATCTGGTACTATGGCCAGCCCTATCCTCAACTCTTCCCTCCCGTAGTCTTCAAATCCCGAACGGACGTGGTGCACGAGAGCTACAAGGGCCGCACTAAGCTGCTGGGGGACCTGTATCAGAGGAACTGTACTCTGCAAATCAGCAACGTGGGTGCAGAGCACTCAGGGAGATACTACTTTCGCGCAGACCTCGGGGGAGCCAACATGTATACGTTCCCGGACTTTGCCGAGCTCAAAGTTCTTG ATCAACCAAACATTGACGTCCCAGAGGAGATTGTCAGTGACGAAAGCCTGGAACTAACGTGCTACGCTCCGGACAACTGCCCCGACATGACCCCGGAGATCCAGTGGATGTACACGGACTACCTGCCCGACCCCGAGTTCAGCACGGACTATCTAGAAGAGAGCAACACTGCGGTTCTTTCCAACACCCTCACCTTCACACCACGACCCATGCACAACGGGCAGCTGCTCGGCTGTAGGGTCTACTACCCCAACACCACGCTGGTCTACGAGAGGCTCATCTCTCTAGATATCAAAT ATGCTCCTCGCTCAGTGTGGGTGAACGTGTCCTCTGAGGTGATGGAGGGCAGCTCTGTGACGCTGCACTGTGAGGTGGACAGCAACCCTCCCTCCAGGATCTCCTGGATGTTCGGGGACGAGGAGCTGCTGTGGGAAACGGCGGCCAATGTTACACTTTCCCTGGAGGATGTAACACCAGCAAATGAAGGGGTTTACACCTGTGTGGGGGACAATGGATACGGCATCATGAACACGTCCCTGTACCTGGCAGTTAAGT ACCCACCACGTGAGCCGCTGGTAAACGACTCAATGACGGTATTGGAGGGAACCTCACTGGCCCTACACTGCATCACCCAGGCCAGCCCGGCGGCCACCCTCACCTGGCTGAAGGATGGAGAGCTGGTGGGAACCATCACTGCCGATGAGCTCTCAGTGCTGGAGATTATGGAAATTACTCCCCAAGGAGACGGCCTGTACCGCTGTCTGGCTGAGAATGAGCACGGACGGGCCAGCAGCTCTCTGAACATCACTGTTGAGT ATGCTCCGGTCCTTCTGGAAGAGTCCAAGTGCACAGTAGTGAGGGAGGGCGTCCAGTGTGTCTGCATCGCCACAGGAAACCCTGAACCCACCATTGAGTTCTTCCTTCCTGCCTTAAACATCACCATCAACGAAACCGACGGCCGCTACAACTTCTACACGCACACAGACGGACACACGTCCACTGGAATGATCAAGCTGCGGCCCAAAGGGGACCGGCTCGACAATGGTGGCCCTGCCGTCAACGTCCACTGCAGCATCTCCAACATGTATGGAAGAGAGAGTATTCTGCTGGAGCTTCAACAGGAGA